From Hydractinia symbiolongicarpus strain clone_291-10 chromosome 11, HSymV2.1, whole genome shotgun sequence, the proteins below share one genomic window:
- the LOC130614101 gene encoding something about silencing protein 10-like yields MARKRKKLRLENTEKKEKIKDPDANSPDYIYDDVEKFHRSKDKILLDPSKEDEESDLEENEEEEVLALAESDESDEDLEENNDGSDDEEDGPLEASTDEEDPDDGLPSEKAWGKHKKDFYDADIDDDDIEASDEEAEIAAAEEEKEAMMLQKRMADKLDVDDFYNVEGEIGDNDFEKKQETAVVKDLSKLSKREKLEILVKESPELLPILNECKERLAEVKQRFHPLMLLVKKGLVGSKEITLYVQTKHQVLLNYLTNMSFYLALKASKDNVKGHPVVDVLFQHRQLLSQMEGLDQKYADEIEQLLKNGGDVKSMTAIKSKTKKDSSLKRQLNEEVKLVRKKQRKEAKSELQRESSLDIDPLEYYNSIKQQREAEKLNLQSEEVEDEELVAEEFDEDGKRKITYQMSKNKGLMRKRRKELKNPRVKHKMKFKKAKIKHKGQVREVRKETERYGGETTGIKTNLARSVKLK; encoded by the exons ATGGCCAGAAAAAG gaAAAAGCTAAGATTGGAGAAtactgaaaagaaagaaaaaatcaaagacCCTGATGCT AACTCTCCTGATTATATATACGATGATGTCGAAAAGTTTCACAGAAGTAAAGATAAG ATCCTTCTCGATCCAAGTAAAGAGGATGAAGAATCCGATTTGGAAGAAAATgag GAGGAAGAAGTGCTTGCTTTAGCTGAGTCAGATGAATCTGATGAAGATTTGGAGGAAAACAATGATGGCTCTGACGATGAAGAGGATGGTCCATTAGAG GCCTCCACAGATGAAGAGGACCCTGATgatg GACTTCCAAGTGAAAAAGCATGGGGAaagcataaaaaagatttttatgatGCTGATATCGATGATGATGACATTGAAG CCAGTGACGAAGAAGCAGAAATTGCTGCTGCTGAAGAAGAGAAAGAAGCGATGATGTTGCAAAAGCGAATGGCAGACAAACTTGATGTTGACGATTTTTACAATGTGGAAGGCGAA ATTGGAGATAATGACTTTGAAAAGAAACAG GAGACTGCTGTTGTAAAAGACTTATCAAAACTGTCAAAGCGAGAAAAACTTGag attcttGTAAAAGAGTCTCCTGAACTGCTTCCAATATTAAATGAATGCAAAGAAAGG cTTGCTGAAGTCAAGCAACGATTTCATCCACTTATGCTTCTGGTGAAAAAAGGCTTGGTTGGTTCTAAAGAA ATTACCTTGTATGTTCAAACCAAGCATCAAGTGCTACTGAA CTATCTCACAAACATGTCTTTCTACCTTGCTTTAAAAGCGAGCAAAGATAACGTGAAAGGTCATCCTGTTGTGGACGTGCTGTTTCAACACCGCCAG ctGCTCTCTCAAATGGAAGGCCTGGATCAGAAATATGCTGATGAAATTGAACAGTTGTTAAAAAATGGTGGAGATGTAAAAAGCATGACAG ctataaaaagtaaaacaaagaaAGATTCGTCTTTAAAG AGGCAGTTGAATGAAGAAGTTAAATTGGTgagaaagaaacaaagaaaagaaGCTAAG AGTGAACTTCAGCGTGAATCGAGCTTAGATATCGATCCTCTGGAATATTACAACTCCATCAAACAGCAACGCGAGGCTGAAAAACTCAACTTACAAAG CGAAGAAGTAGAAGACGAAGAGTTAGTGGCAGAGGAATTTGACGAGGATGGTAAACGAAAGATTACTTATCAG ATGTCGAAAAACAAAGGATTGATGAGAAAAAGACGAAAAGAACTGAAGAATCCTCGTGTCAAACACAAAATGAAGTTCAAGAAAGCTAAAATCAAACATAAGGGACAG